The genomic window GTCAGCGGCGCGCTGACCGGTTATCTGGATCTGCCGCCGGCTGTCGCGCTGTCGCTGGTCAACCGCTGGAACGCCGGTGTGTGGGTAGGTCCAGCCGTTGCGCAGACGCAGAACCTGACGGGCATGCCTGCGCTGCAGCTTACCGTTACGCCAACGACCAATCAGGTGACGCTGATTGCCTACCTTTATGACTTGAATTCGTCGGGCATCGGTCAGTTGATGACCTGGAAGCCATACACCATCACCAACGCCGCTGTCGGCGTGCCACAGACCATCAGCATCAATCTGGAAGCGACCAACTGGCAGGTCAACCAGGGCGATCAGCTGGCGCTCGTCATCGGCACGGATGATCTGCGCTATGCAGGGGTGACGCCGTTGAATAGTGATGTCACGTTCAGTGGATCGACGGCGGTGCCTTCGACGTTGACGGTTTCATTTCACTGATTTGAAGTTGTTCCCTCTCCTGCGTGGGCAGGGGAGGGCGGCGCGCTTCTGTTTCCGAGAGGCCTATAAATGCCTCAGCGTCATTCCGACCTTCGCCGGAATGACGCTGAGGAGAAATCTGATATTTCGGAAACAGCAACTATCTGGGCTTGCAGCGAGGAAGGTTGCCTCATCCACCGCGAAGCACACGCCCATAAGCATGTACCTCATCGACCAACACCTTCACATGCTCCGGATCGACTTCCGGCGTAACACCGTGCCCCAGATTGAAAACGTGCCCGGGATGATTGCCGTAGCTATCCAGCACGTTGCGCACTTCCCGGCGAATCACCTCTGGACTGGCACGCAGCACCGCCGGATCCAGATTGCCCTGCAGGGCTACTTTGCCGTTCACGGTCTGGCGGGCGTCGCCAAGGTCGATGGTCCAGTCGACGCCGAGTGCCGCGCAGCCGGTATCGGCCATGGCTTGCAGGTGTGTGTTGGCACCTTTTGAAAACAGAATCACGGGCAGGTCGCGCGCGCGTGGATCCGCTTTCAGCGCATCGACCACTTGCGCCATGTAGCGCAGCGAGAATTCGCGATAGGCAGCCGGGCTCAGCATGCCGCCCCAGGTGTCGAACACCATCAACACCTGTGCGCCTGCAGCCGCTTGGGCGCTGAGATAGGCGGCGACAGAGCGTGCGAGGGTATCGAGCAGCTTGTGCGCGACTGCGGGCTCGTTCCAGCACATCGCCTTAGCGGTGGCGAAATCGCGTGAGCCTTCGCCTTCCACCATGTAGCAGGCCAGCGTCCACGGGCTGCCGGAGAAGCCGATCAACGGCACGCTGCCATCGAGTTCGCGGCGGATGACGCGCACCGCGTCCATCACATAGCGCAGTTCGGTTTCCATGTCCGGCACGCCGAGTTTGTCGACATCGGCGCGGGTGCGGACCGGACGGGCGAATTGCGGACCTTCGCCTTGGGCAAAGGACAGGCCCAGCCCCATCGCGTCTGGAATGGTGAGGATGTCGGAGAACAGGATCGCGGCGTCCAATTCGAAGCGGCGCAGCGGCTGCAGCGTTACCTCGCAGGCCAGTTCCGGATTCTGGGCCAGTGCCATGAAGCTGCCAGCCTTGGCGCGGGTGGCGCGGTATTCGGGCAGGTAGCGGCCGGCTTGGCGCATCA from Dyella caseinilytica includes these protein-coding regions:
- the hemE gene encoding uroporphyrinogen decarboxylase, translating into MLTPLKNDRLLRALRREPVDTTPVWVMRQAGRYLPEYRATRAKAGSFMALAQNPELACEVTLQPLRRFELDAAILFSDILTIPDAMGLGLSFAQGEGPQFARPVRTRADVDKLGVPDMETELRYVMDAVRVIRRELDGSVPLIGFSGSPWTLACYMVEGEGSRDFATAKAMCWNEPAVAHKLLDTLARSVAAYLSAQAAAGAQVLMVFDTWGGMLSPAAYREFSLRYMAQVVDALKADPRARDLPVILFSKGANTHLQAMADTGCAALGVDWTIDLGDARQTVNGKVALQGNLDPAVLRASPEVIRREVRNVLDSYGNHPGHVFNLGHGVTPEVDPEHVKVLVDEVHAYGRVLRGG